In the Plasmodium chabaudi chabaudi strain AS genome assembly, chromosome: 13 genome, one interval contains:
- a CDS encoding protein SOC3, putative: MKNQNDKLDNLKDLAPFYKKDNEKFSENTEDIVYSVKKKFNVIKEKGESTFNEYENTKKNLELLNREQKLNKISLGHQKNEYEDLKSKNEGILTKFENLKHSKYTYQVMLQRIKKEKKMLYFYLNSLERTVKSLKNSEKQHQNIIQKITSENKNLRKSIEDKKMEIIQAKNKNEDILKYMNVNKEHSNILRIRREMINEYKNNKLNNADISLMIQEKRKFKKLLIYYLLYNNYLKLSASSIFENASNIYSTISKMREATGVTDIYDINQKFLDIENKQNLLQKEEALSQKKLEDAIKEYISLNNEIINTFSEDKDIIKEKILYEKEKVSDDIYDLYKLVFASEKELEDVNIKLDKIQKFLENQNKYFYSINMEDKIEFNSNEDMLQYIKNLQSVLEKLMMITQKNRENGNISRSYKSLEFLEIINLYKNVDFHKNMCRVNDAQDLENTIKLESKIIAKKPHY, from the exons atgaaaaaccaAAACGACAAATTAGATAACCTAAAGGACTTAGCACCATTTTATAAG AAAGACAATGAAAAGTTTAGTGAAAATACAGAGGATATTGTATATTctgtcaaaaaaaaattcaatgttataaaagaaaaaggagAAAGCACATTTAAcgaatatgaaaatactAAG AAAAATCTGGAGCTTCTAAACCGAGAGCAAAAGCTTAACAAAATATCTCTAGGacatcaaaaaaat gaatatgaAGATCTAAAGTCGAAAAATGAAGGAATATTGACCAAATTTGAAAATCTCAAACATTCAAAATATACTTATCAAGTAATGCTCCAACGAATTAAG aaagaaaaaaaaatgttgtatttttatttaaactcTCTAGAGAGAACCGtaaaaagtttaaaaaatagtgaAAAACAACACCAGAATATTATTCa AAAAATCACatcagaaaataaaaatttaagaaaatctattgaagataaaaaaatg GAAATTATTCAagctaaaaataaaaatgaggacatactaaaatatatgaatgtCAACAAAGAACatagtaatatattaagaATAAGAAg AGAAATGATCAATGAAtacaaaaacaataaattaaataatgcaGACATAAGCTTAATGATacaagaaaaaagaaaattcaaaaaacttttaatttattatttattatataataattactTAAAATTAAGCGCCTCGAGTATTTTCGAAAATGCAAGCAACATATATTCTACAATATCAAAAATGAGAGAAGCAAca gGTGTTACggatatatatgatattaaTCAGAAGTTTTTAGACATcgaaaataaacaaaactTGTTACAAAAAGAAGAAGCATTATCCCAAAAAAAACTtgaa GATGCtattaaagaatatatCTCTCTGAATAATGagataataaatacattttcaGAAGATAAGGATAtaataaaggaaaaaattCTTTAT gAAAAGGAAAAGGTGTCCgatgatatatatgatcTTTATAAACTTGTTTTCGCAAG TGAAAAGGAACTAGAAGATGTTAACATAAAATTGgataaaattcaaaaattcTTAGAAaaccaaaataaatactttTATTCAATAAATATGGAG GATAAAATTGAATTCAACTCTAATGAAGATATGCTGCAATATATCAAGAACCTGCAAAGTGTCTTAGAGAAACTTATGATGATAACCCAGAAAaac AGAGAGAATGGAAATATTAGCAGATCCTACAAG TCTTTGGAATTTTTGGAAATTATCAATTTGTACAAAAATGTagattttcataaaaacaTGTGCag AGTTAATGATGCTCAAGATCTTGAAAACACCATAAAACTCG AATCGAAAATAATAGCAAAAAAGCCCCATTACTGA
- a CDS encoding AP-3 complex subunit mu, putative: protein MDGLFIYTGEGRLLIEHVFGNDIEINILESDIEDIIINKKKELNNYFIVLNNENNNNFMKKMYKNNFIYLIIKDDIYFVAVKRDENNPILIVEIIQEIIKNIKAYFNVNKLNENIFLHNYSVINFLINENLTQEGKPSLFVNGILKSLVKNDSSILNEALKLPSIPNNIYNMITSGSSSIINNSANSDYINSIGNNANNKTNFIGNNTNENNINYSYSNGLCINSTDSMHIYWRPSNVYYSTNEIYVDVIENVFCIMNKFNKIIHYSIQGDVIINCTISGIPVVKLFFNHKIDLKKCHLHFTVNWTKLFKKNKTTNEQNAIYFVPLNEEYTVMQYFEHASLINNNKIGSTKDDTSINRFHNSQDQLTDVLNLKTSSMDSIDFGKPENSPNDKIQNSNCDENRQNTKNNNIDNMDKGYSYRNDENSDKEDNNVLTSGEMSSENDERQNDGVMKNENIESRFLLDYNNERCRLPINVKGNVIYVPTENMYKMKINVILNNIKKKKNSNLLLNSYENILIKIPVHNIISSVNSNITIGKLNYNDKNNCIFWYIENVVGTNTTISANISLHIKNSNNIYKSNNTLDILNENHYKDELSANYPYSYSENSYNNDGQMIYSSLNFVAYASLKVNGISISGKKIEKIEILESKNLDIRKGCRYSTYFNNLEFRI from the coding sequence ATGGATGGGCTTTTCATATACACCGGCGAGGGGAGGCTACTAATAGAACATGTTTTTGGAAATGatattgaaataaatatattagaaaGTGATATAgaagatataataataaataagaaaaaggagttaaataattattttatagttttaaataatgaaaataataataattttatgaaaaaaatgtataaaaataattttatatatttgattataaaagatgatatatatttcgtTGCAGTAAAAAGGGATGAAAACAATCCAATTTTAATTGTTGAAATAATACAAGagataattaaaaatataaaggcatattttaatgtcaataaattaaatgaaaatatatttttacataattattcggtgattaattttttgataaatgaaaatttaacaCAAGAAGGGAAACCTAGTCTATTTGTAAACGGTATATTAAAATCGTtagtaaaaaatgattcaagtattttaaatgaagCATTGAAATTACCTTCAATacctaataatatatacaatatgaTAACAAGTGGAAGTAGTAGTATTATCAATAATAGCGCAAATAgtgattatataaatagtattGGAAATAATGCTAACAATAAGACAAATTTTATTggtaataatacaaatgagaataatataaattatagtTATAGTAATGGGTTATGTATAAATTCAACAGATTCTATGCACATTTATTGGCGTCCAAgtaatgtatattattcaacaaatgaaatatatgttgatgtaattgaaaatgttttttgtattatgaataagtttaataaaataatacattattCTATTCAAGGGGatgttattataaattgtaCAATTAGTGGAATACCCGttgttaaattattttttaatcataaaattgacttaaaaaaatgtcatCTTCATTTTACTGTTAATTGGactaaattatttaaaaaaaataaaacaaccAACGAACAAAAtgctatttattttgttccaTTAAACGAGGAATATACAGTTATGCAATATTTTGAGCATGCctcattaataaataataataaaattggtAGTACCAAAGATGACACTAGTATAAACCGTTTTCATAATTCTCAAGATCAATTAACTGATGTtttgaatttaaaaacttCAAGTATGGATAGCATCGATTTTGGAAAACCTGAGAATTCACCTAATGATAAAATCCAAAATAGCAATTGTGATGAGAATAGGCAAAACaccaaaaataataatatcgaTAACATGGATAAAGGTTATTCATATagaaatgatgaaaattctGATAAGGAAGATAATAATGTATTAACATCTGGTGAAATGAGTagtgaaaatgatgaaagaCAAAATGATGGTGTAATGaagaatgaaaatattgagAGCAGATTTTTATTAGACTATAATAATGAGCGATGCAGACTTCCTATAAATGTGAAAGGGAATGTCATTTATGTGCCAACagaaaatatgtataaaatgaaaattaatgtgattttaaataatataaaaaaaaaaaaaaacagcaATTTATTGCTAAACAGTTATGAAAACATTCTTATTAAAATTCCAgtacataatattataagttcagttaattcaaatattacaatagggaaattaaattataatgataaaaataattgtatattttggTATATCGAAAATGTTGTAGGTACTAATACTACAATATCAGCAAACATATCattgcatataaaaaatagtaataatatttataaaagtaataataCATTGGATATACTAAATGAGAACCATTATAAAGATGAATTGAGCGCAAACTACCCATATAGCTATAGCGAAAATtcttataataatgatggtCAAATGATTTATTCATCCTTAAATTTTGTTGCATATGCTAGTTTAAAAGTTAATGGAATCTCAATTtcaggaaaaaaaattgaaaaaattgaaattcTCGAGTCCAAGAATTTAGATATACGTAAAGGGTGTCGATACAGTACATATTTCAATAATTTGGAATTTAggatatga